The following are from one region of the Treponema denticola genome:
- the citD gene encoding citrate lyase acyl carrier protein translates to MQIKREAVCGTLQSNDCLVRIVPSEKLELDLKSSVLNEFGAQIKKTVQEVLDEFEVKNAKLFIEDKGALDCTIKARVETALRRANEK, encoded by the coding sequence ATGCAAATAAAACGAGAAGCGGTTTGCGGAACACTCCAATCAAATGATTGCCTTGTCCGTATTGTTCCTTCCGAAAAACTTGAACTTGACTTAAAAAGCTCTGTTTTAAACGAATTCGGTGCACAAATTAAAAAAACGGTGCAGGAAGTATTGGATGAGTTTGAAGTAAAAAATGCCAAACTCTTTATCGAAGACAAGGGTGCCTTAGATTGTACAATCAAGGCCCGTGTAGAAACAGCATTGAGGCGTGCAAATGAAAAATAG
- the citF gene encoding citrate lyase subunit alpha — MNNILGREGLDNPFKGAFVNKKNAKYELTKNVKPAFGKTLAQALDELKLHDGMVISFHHHLRNGDYVLDMVMREIKKRGIKDLTVMASSIFPCHEILVELMEDGTVTQLMTSYMSGPVAKAVSYGKCKKPVIMTTHGGRPRMILEKEVTIDAAFLASPCVDDQGNISGSEGRSFCGSLGYAVADAQMAKKTIAITDTRVSKVKRADIEGRFVDMVVEVDKIGDPAGIVSGTTQITKDPIGLKIARDCRTLIEHSGLFKNGFSMQTGAGGISLAVADEMHRAMKEKNIKGSFGCGGITGYFVKMLEEGLFEDLYDVQCFDLSAVDSTEKNANHHKISADLYANPNNPGHVAGKLDVVILGASEIDLDYNVNVTTGSDGIILGGSGGHADTAAGAKLSIIVSKLFNARISCLVDKVRTVTTPGETIDVFVTDRGIAINPRHADLIKKLKAETNLEIKTIEELKEIAESFTGKPQVKPRSGEVVGISTYRDGTVLDVINKV, encoded by the coding sequence ATGAATAACATACTTGGAAGAGAAGGCTTGGACAATCCTTTTAAGGGAGCCTTTGTAAATAAAAAAAATGCAAAATATGAGCTTACAAAAAATGTAAAGCCCGCCTTCGGGAAAACATTAGCCCAAGCCCTTGATGAGCTTAAACTCCATGACGGAATGGTTATAAGTTTTCATCATCACCTTAGAAACGGCGACTATGTTCTTGATATGGTAATGAGGGAAATTAAAAAAAGAGGAATTAAAGATTTGACCGTAATGGCTTCTTCGATTTTTCCCTGCCATGAGATTTTGGTTGAACTTATGGAAGACGGAACGGTTACCCAACTTATGACCTCCTATATGTCGGGTCCTGTTGCAAAGGCTGTAAGTTACGGTAAGTGTAAAAAGCCCGTAATTATGACGACACACGGCGGACGCCCCAGAATGATTTTAGAAAAAGAGGTTACGATAGACGCTGCCTTTTTAGCCTCGCCCTGTGTAGACGATCAAGGAAATATTTCGGGCTCCGAAGGAAGGTCATTTTGCGGTTCCTTAGGTTATGCCGTAGCCGATGCTCAAATGGCAAAAAAAACTATAGCCATTACCGATACAAGGGTTTCAAAAGTTAAAAGAGCAGACATTGAAGGCCGTTTTGTAGACATGGTGGTAGAGGTAGATAAAATAGGAGATCCTGCAGGTATTGTAAGCGGAACAACTCAGATTACAAAAGATCCGATCGGCTTAAAGATAGCCCGCGACTGCCGCACTCTTATTGAACACTCAGGTCTTTTTAAGAACGGCTTTAGTATGCAGACAGGTGCAGGCGGTATTTCCCTTGCTGTTGCAGATGAAATGCACCGAGCAATGAAAGAAAAAAACATAAAGGGAAGTTTCGGCTGCGGCGGAATTACAGGCTATTTTGTAAAGATGCTTGAAGAAGGCCTTTTTGAAGATCTTTATGATGTTCAGTGCTTTGACCTTTCGGCCGTAGATTCTACCGAAAAAAATGCAAACCATCACAAGATTTCAGCCGACCTTTATGCAAACCCTAACAATCCCGGCCATGTTGCAGGAAAGCTTGATGTCGTTATCCTCGGTGCAAGCGAAATAGATTTGGACTATAACGTAAACGTAACCACCGGTTCCGATGGAATTATATTGGGCGGTTCGGGAGGACATGCCGATACGGCAGCAGGAGCAAAACTTTCGATAATCGTTTCAAAGCTCTTTAATGCCCGCATTTCTTGTCTCGTCGATAAGGTCCGCACCGTAACCACTCCGGGAGAAACAATCGATGTCTTTGTTACTGACAGAGGTATTGCAATTAATCCTCGCCATGCAGATTTAATCAAAAAGCTGAAGGCGGAAACAAATCTTGAAATTAAAACCATCGAAGAATTAAAAGAAATTGCAGAATCCTTTACGGGAAAACCCCAAGTTAAGCCCCGTTCCGGCGAAGTGGTGGGAATAAGCACCTATCGTGACGGCACCGTTTTGGATGTCATAAATAAGGTTTAA
- a CDS encoding PH domain-containing protein produces MKEQKSSFKMFFTIGLLLLIFIGIFVVIKTADASVEGGLLKVKGIYGVSIPISEIREVKKLETLPSLGVRRVNGIGLGPIKIGYFRYNELGPVKLCILKNEAPYILVITDEQKILIGLGKEKNEELYNKLKDNL; encoded by the coding sequence TTGAAAGAACAAAAAAGCAGTTTTAAAATGTTTTTTACAATAGGATTGCTGCTCTTAATTTTTATCGGAATATTTGTTGTTATAAAAACTGCAGATGCGTCTGTAGAAGGCGGATTATTAAAAGTTAAAGGAATTTATGGTGTCAGCATACCGATATCAGAAATCAGAGAGGTCAAAAAACTCGAAACTCTGCCTTCTTTAGGAGTAAGGCGGGTAAACGGCATAGGTCTGGGGCCGATTAAGATAGGCTATTTTAGGTATAATGAATTAGGCCCTGTAAAATTATGTATACTAAAAAATGAAGCTCCCTATATATTGGTTATAACCGATGAGCAAAAAATTCTTATAGGCTTAGGCAAAGAAAAAAATGAAGAGCTTTATAATAAGCTAAAAGACAATTTGTAA
- a CDS encoding HpcH/HpaI aldolase/citrate lyase family protein, with product MKNRRSMLFMPGNNPGMLVSADILGADSIIYDLEDAVALDEKDSARNLVRNALSFLKFTHSEITVRINPIDSPYWEKDLEAIIPVLPDGIVIPKASVDAVHSVEQKINEIKKAHNITKNFSFLMLVESARGIMDVNSIAKASPLIQGLLLGGEDYSVDMGIQRTRLSKELEYARFSLTTAAHAYGLDSLDTPFTDVEDFEGLRLDTAFSKSIGFSGRLVINPRQVEEIHKIFSPSSAEIERAEAILQAAEEAIQKGLGVFSFKGKMVDLPVIKRAQALYDSAKNWGLIK from the coding sequence ATGAAAAATAGAAGAAGTATGCTTTTTATGCCCGGTAATAATCCGGGAATGTTGGTATCGGCCGATATTTTGGGAGCGGATTCCATCATTTATGATTTGGAAGATGCCGTCGCTCTTGATGAAAAAGATTCGGCCCGTAATCTGGTGCGGAATGCTCTTTCCTTTTTAAAGTTTACACATTCCGAAATAACTGTAAGAATAAACCCCATCGACTCCCCTTATTGGGAAAAGGACTTGGAGGCAATTATCCCCGTTCTTCCCGATGGAATCGTAATTCCCAAGGCTTCGGTCGATGCCGTTCACTCGGTCGAGCAAAAAATAAACGAGATAAAAAAAGCTCACAATATAACTAAGAATTTCAGCTTTCTTATGCTGGTAGAATCTGCCCGCGGAATTATGGATGTAAATTCGATAGCCAAGGCTTCTCCCTTAATTCAAGGCCTTCTTTTAGGCGGCGAAGATTATTCGGTCGATATGGGAATTCAGCGTACCCGTCTTTCAAAAGAACTGGAATACGCCCGCTTTAGTTTGACGACAGCCGCCCATGCATACGGTTTGGACTCCCTTGATACACCCTTTACGGATGTAGAAGACTTCGAGGGCCTAAGGCTCGATACGGCCTTTAGTAAGAGCATAGGATTTTCCGGCCGCTTGGTTATCAATCCGCGTCAGGTCGAAGAGATTCATAAAATATTTTCTCCTTCAAGTGCCGAAATTGAAAGAGCCGAGGCTATTTTACAGGCAGCGGAAGAAGCCATACAAAAGGGCTTAGGCGTATTCAGCTTTAAGGGAAAAATGGTCGACTTACCGGTTATCAAGAGAGCCCAAGCTCTTTATGATTCTGCCAAAAACTGGGGCTTGATAAAATAG
- the gcvT gene encoding glycine cleavage system aminomethyltransferase GcvT: MKRTPYYETLLAKGGKFVEFGGYEMPIQFAGILKEHLAVRNNVGLFDVSHMGEFYIEGDNAEAAVNALITNDIRGMADGDVRYTLMCNEKGGIVDDFLVYRYNQKKFLLVVNAGNHDKDYDWVKKHLDKSVTFTDRSSEIAQLAIQGPNAPAVVKKFIAPSAMPSAYYTFKTFQCPKGEVIVSQTGYTGEDGYEIYCPKEWALELFNQVMKAGEEFGIELCGLGCRDTLRLEAGMPLYGHEMTEETLATEVTLKPFIKLEKEDFIGKKALETNEAKKIRKGFKMIDRGIARDHDKVFLGDKEIGYVTTGTSSPSLKVGIGHMRIDRGIKDEEVFIEVRGKKLKAKIVPTSFLKEIKG; the protein is encoded by the coding sequence ATGAAAAGAACACCCTATTATGAAACCTTGCTCGCTAAAGGCGGCAAGTTTGTTGAGTTCGGCGGATATGAAATGCCCATTCAGTTTGCCGGTATCTTAAAAGAGCATCTTGCAGTTCGCAATAATGTAGGACTTTTTGATGTTTCACATATGGGAGAGTTTTATATTGAAGGCGACAATGCCGAAGCTGCCGTAAATGCCCTTATTACAAACGATATTCGCGGAATGGCTGACGGAGATGTACGCTACACCCTTATGTGTAACGAAAAGGGCGGAATCGTAGATGACTTCCTTGTTTACCGCTATAATCAAAAGAAATTCCTTTTGGTTGTAAATGCCGGAAACCATGACAAAGATTATGACTGGGTAAAAAAGCATTTGGATAAGAGCGTTACCTTTACTGACCGATCTTCCGAAATTGCCCAGCTTGCAATTCAAGGCCCCAATGCTCCTGCTGTGGTAAAAAAGTTTATTGCTCCTTCTGCAATGCCCTCCGCTTACTACACCTTTAAGACCTTCCAGTGCCCCAAGGGAGAAGTAATCGTTTCTCAGACAGGTTATACCGGTGAAGACGGTTACGAAATCTACTGCCCCAAAGAATGGGCTCTTGAGCTTTTCAATCAAGTTATGAAAGCAGGAGAAGAATTCGGAATAGAGCTTTGCGGTTTAGGCTGCCGAGACACCTTGCGCCTTGAGGCCGGTATGCCCTTGTACGGCCATGAAATGACCGAAGAAACCTTGGCAACCGAAGTAACCTTAAAGCCATTTATAAAACTTGAAAAAGAAGACTTTATCGGTAAAAAAGCTCTCGAAACCAACGAAGCAAAAAAAATCCGAAAAGGCTTTAAGATGATTGACAGAGGTATTGCCCGCGATCATGACAAAGTTTTCTTAGGCGACAAGGAAATCGGTTATGTTACCACAGGAACATCTTCCCCATCATTAAAGGTCGGTATCGGACATATGAGAATCGATAGAGGCATTAAAGATGAAGAAGTCTTTATCGAAGTACGAGGTAAAAAACTAAAGGCTAAAATCGTGCCTACGAGCTTCTTAAAAGAAATTAAGGGCTAA
- the gcvH gene encoding glycine cleavage system protein GcvH, which yields MEIKEDVKYLESHEWFKKEGNIGIIGISDYAQSEMGDVVFIELPEVGDEVTADKACATVESVKAVFEIISPMTGKVVEINEELLDAPEKINEDAFGSWFFKVELKGESSKLMDAGKYKGLCK from the coding sequence ATGGAAATTAAAGAAGATGTAAAATACTTGGAATCACACGAATGGTTCAAGAAAGAAGGAAACATCGGTATTATCGGTATCAGTGATTATGCCCAAAGCGAAATGGGAGATGTCGTATTCATCGAGCTTCCTGAAGTAGGGGATGAAGTTACAGCTGACAAGGCCTGTGCTACGGTAGAATCCGTAAAGGCAGTTTTCGAAATCATCAGCCCCATGACAGGAAAGGTTGTTGAAATAAACGAAGAGCTTTTAGATGCTCCCGAAAAAATCAATGAAGATGCCTTCGGTTCTTGGTTCTTTAAGGTAGAACTTAAGGGAGAATCTTCAAAATTAATGGATGCAGGTAAATACAAAGGTCTCTGCAAATAA
- a CDS encoding type II toxin-antitoxin system RelE/ParE family toxin, with protein sequence MEEIYYRILGQFYQGYFLLLTNGFQKKTQKTPKNEIELCNKRMADQIERGVKYE encoded by the coding sequence TTGGAGGAAATATATTATAGAATTTTAGGCCAGTTTTATCAAGGTTATTTTCTTTTATTGACAAATGGATTTCAGAAAAAAACACAAAAAACACCTAAAAATGAAATAGAATTGTGTAATAAAAGAATGGCAGATCAGATTGAAAGAGGGGTAAAGTATGAGTGA
- the gcvPA gene encoding aminomethyl-transferring glycine dehydrogenase subunit GcvPA, translated as MSNYIPHSAEETKEMLDLIGVKSIDDLYSFDNKGCKKVDIGEGKTQAEVEKFFQNLSSENTVFKSILRGAGAYNHYAPAAVRHMASREEFLTAYTPYQPEMNQGELQAGFEYQSMICELTGMDVSNASVYDGGTAVADAIVMSLGRKQNKVLISECVEPSSIEIAKTYLKHSGVEFVMIPRDGYKTDVSKIKGLLDESVGAVVMQQPNRFGTIEDCEAVGKLVEGTKTQFVMSCNPISLAILKTPKECGASIALGEGQALGLPLGAGGPYLGFLSTIEDNMRKIPGRIIGQSTDHDGRRAFVLTLQAREQHIRREKASSSICSNQALCALRASMFMTAYGKEGLKTVANVSVSNAHYLADELKKIGLTVKNNGEFFHEFVTDGKGKADAILSNLEKNGILGGLKICDDAILWCATDVLCKCDLDKAVKIIKEVL; from the coding sequence ATGTCAAATTATATTCCTCATTCCGCTGAGGAAACAAAAGAGATGCTTGATCTCATCGGTGTCAAATCGATTGATGATTTATACAGCTTTGATAACAAGGGCTGTAAAAAAGTTGATATAGGTGAGGGGAAAACTCAAGCAGAAGTTGAAAAGTTTTTTCAAAATTTAAGCAGTGAAAATACTGTCTTTAAATCGATATTAAGAGGAGCCGGTGCTTATAACCACTATGCACCTGCTGCTGTAAGGCACATGGCTTCCAGAGAGGAGTTTTTAACTGCCTATACACCCTATCAGCCCGAAATGAATCAGGGCGAACTCCAAGCAGGTTTTGAATACCAGTCAATGATTTGCGAACTTACCGGAATGGATGTTTCCAATGCCAGCGTTTATGACGGAGGCACGGCAGTAGCAGATGCCATAGTTATGTCCTTAGGACGAAAACAAAACAAAGTTTTGATTTCGGAATGTGTTGAGCCCAGCTCAATCGAAATTGCTAAAACCTATTTAAAGCACAGCGGCGTAGAATTCGTAATGATTCCCCGTGACGGCTATAAGACGGATGTTTCAAAGATTAAGGGCCTTTTAGATGAAAGTGTCGGAGCCGTTGTTATGCAGCAGCCGAACCGTTTCGGTACAATCGAAGACTGCGAAGCTGTCGGTAAACTTGTAGAAGGTACCAAAACTCAGTTTGTAATGAGCTGCAATCCTATTTCTTTGGCAATATTAAAAACACCGAAAGAATGCGGTGCTTCGATTGCCTTAGGCGAAGGTCAGGCCTTAGGGCTTCCTCTAGGTGCAGGCGGCCCCTATCTCGGCTTCCTTTCCACAATCGAAGACAATATGCGAAAAATCCCGGGACGAATCATCGGTCAATCAACAGACCATGACGGCAGAAGAGCCTTTGTTCTAACTCTTCAAGCCCGCGAACAGCATATAAGGCGCGAAAAAGCCAGCTCCAGTATCTGTTCTAACCAAGCCCTTTGTGCATTAAGAGCTTCTATGTTTATGACAGCCTATGGAAAAGAGGGCTTAAAAACCGTTGCAAATGTTTCCGTAAGCAATGCCCACTATCTTGCAGACGAGCTTAAAAAGATCGGCTTAACCGTAAAAAATAACGGAGAATTCTTCCATGAATTCGTAACTGACGGAAAAGGAAAGGCCGATGCAATTCTTTCAAATCTTGAAAAAAACGGCATTTTGGGCGGTTTAAAGATTTGCGATGATGCTATTCTTTGGTGTGCAACCGATGTTCTTTGCAAATGCGACCTTGATAAGGCCGTAAAAATCATTAAGGAGGTATTGTAA
- the lpdA gene encoding dihydrolipoyl dehydrogenase, whose translation MYDLIVLGGGPGGYVAAIKAGRAGLKTALIEKNRLGGTCLNKGCIPTKYLLHTAEVFGSFAENDLGLSGENLKYDIKAIYEKKNAVVDKLVGGIEKLIENAGVDFYNGEGKITSKSSVSVNGKELEFKNLIIATGSSVFAPPIAGIETAMTSDDILGKEPVDFKSVIIIGGGVIGIEFATVYANLGKEVTIVELEKTILPPFDRDIAMQQALVLKKRGVKIINGAMVTKIEKTGCTFTLKEKEESITADAVIVCIGRIAEIKDIGLDSAGIEYDKRGIITDACMKTNVEGIYAIGDAVKGNVMLAHNAENQGHLVVDNIVNNTKHEKQDVVPSCVYSTPEIAGVGLSEKEAEAKGITVKIGKVPMGSNGKSVLSGLDVGFIKVLFNEEDRIVGCQMMCDSATDMIGAIGTLVTNKAKRENILKSMYPHPTVVEAFYEAVEDVEKSATHMIYKK comes from the coding sequence ATGTATGATTTAATTGTTTTGGGCGGTGGCCCGGGCGGCTATGTTGCGGCCATAAAAGCTGGAAGGGCAGGGCTAAAAACCGCTCTTATCGAAAAAAACAGGCTTGGAGGAACTTGTTTGAACAAGGGCTGTATTCCGACAAAATACCTTCTTCACACAGCCGAGGTTTTCGGAAGCTTTGCCGAAAACGATCTCGGTCTTTCAGGTGAAAACTTAAAATACGACATTAAGGCCATCTACGAGAAAAAAAATGCTGTTGTGGATAAACTTGTAGGCGGTATCGAAAAACTCATAGAAAACGCCGGAGTTGATTTTTATAATGGGGAAGGCAAAATCACTTCAAAATCTTCCGTAAGTGTAAATGGAAAAGAACTTGAATTTAAAAACCTCATCATCGCAACTGGTTCTTCTGTTTTTGCTCCTCCGATAGCCGGAATCGAAACTGCTATGACCTCTGACGATATTTTAGGAAAAGAGCCTGTTGATTTTAAGAGCGTCATCATCATAGGCGGCGGCGTTATAGGAATTGAGTTTGCTACAGTCTATGCAAATTTAGGTAAGGAAGTAACCATCGTCGAACTCGAAAAAACAATTCTTCCTCCCTTTGACAGGGACATTGCAATGCAGCAGGCCCTTGTTCTAAAAAAGAGGGGAGTAAAGATAATAAACGGTGCCATGGTAACCAAAATCGAAAAAACGGGCTGTACCTTTACCCTTAAAGAAAAAGAAGAAAGCATTACAGCCGATGCCGTAATCGTCTGTATCGGACGCATTGCCGAAATAAAGGATATCGGCCTTGATTCTGCCGGAATCGAATACGATAAACGGGGTATAATTACCGATGCCTGCATGAAAACAAATGTCGAAGGTATTTATGCTATTGGGGATGCAGTAAAGGGAAATGTAATGCTTGCCCACAATGCCGAAAACCAAGGTCATCTGGTCGTTGACAACATTGTAAACAATACTAAACACGAAAAACAAGATGTTGTTCCTTCCTGTGTATATTCCACACCGGAGATTGCAGGAGTCGGTCTTTCCGAAAAAGAAGCTGAAGCCAAGGGAATTACCGTAAAAATCGGAAAAGTTCCAATGGGTTCAAACGGAAAATCGGTGCTTTCAGGCTTGGATGTAGGCTTTATTAAGGTTCTATTCAATGAAGAAGACAGGATTGTAGGCTGTCAGATGATGTGCGATTCGGCTACGGATATGATAGGAGCTATCGGAACTCTTGTAACAAACAAGGCTAAGAGGGAAAATATCTTAAAATCCATGTATCCTCATCCCACAGTAGTAGAAGCCTTTTATGAGGCTGTAGAAGACGTCGAAAAGTCGGCTACCCACATGATTTACAAAAAATAA
- a CDS encoding helix-turn-helix domain-containing protein: MSDLEEYIAERKKRDVEFAEDFEIGYERFKIGAIIKEMRLEQGMTQEQLAEKLETKKSVISRMENHAEDVRLSTLEKIANVFGRQLKISML, from the coding sequence ATGAGTGATTTAGAAGAATATATTGCAGAAAGGAAAAAAAGAGATGTCGAATTTGCTGAAGATTTTGAAATAGGATATGAGCGGTTTAAAATAGGTGCTATTATCAAAGAGATGAGACTTGAACAGGGAATGACACAGGAACAGTTGGCAGAAAAATTGGAAACAAAAAAAAGTGTTATTTCTAGGATGGAGAATCATGCTGAAGATGTTCGACTCTCAACATTAGAGAAAATAGCAAATGTGTTTGGAAGACAGCTGAAAATTTCAATGTTATAG
- a CDS encoding ISAs1 family transposase, whose protein sequence is MEIENIFDYFSDIKIVSNHDGYFYSVNEALKILLLGLLCGRKNIREIHEWATADIIKDRLNKEFGIKKTPCYYWLTCLLKLINIDSLNECFMNMAEALIKEYGTEKPLTIAIDGKTIRSTDKMSSYESPLHIVSAQVAEFGITLAQKCVKGKTNEIPTVQSLIKTLNIKGHIIVTDALNCQKETAKIIKEGKGDYLLSVKGNQPLLKADIEEYVQDEILRKQMDTACKSEKNRERVEKRTAFCTTNLGWMDNTDEWEGLSCIGVIHSEFKSKKGKSDEWHYYISSRKLTAQQLLDIARKEWVVETMHWLLDVHFREDFCRLLDKNLQQALNIGRKVALNLVSRYKQKNAPKASLSHIMFKALMDISFIKKILQN, encoded by the coding sequence ATGGAAATAGAAAATATATTTGATTACTTTAGCGACATTAAAATAGTCAGCAATCACGACGGATATTTTTACAGCGTAAACGAAGCTTTAAAAATATTATTACTTGGTCTTCTTTGCGGGCGTAAAAACATTAGAGAGATACACGAATGGGCAACTGCTGACATTATAAAGGATAGGCTAAATAAAGAATTCGGCATAAAAAAGACACCTTGCTATTATTGGCTTACCTGTCTACTTAAATTGATAAACATAGACTCATTAAACGAATGTTTTATGAATATGGCTGAAGCTCTTATCAAAGAATACGGTACAGAAAAACCTCTTACAATAGCGATAGACGGAAAAACTATCCGTTCAACAGATAAAATGAGCAGCTATGAAAGTCCGCTGCACATAGTCTCTGCACAAGTTGCCGAATTTGGTATAACATTGGCACAAAAGTGTGTTAAAGGAAAGACAAATGAGATACCTACAGTTCAATCTCTTATAAAAACTCTTAATATAAAAGGACATATAATAGTTACAGATGCCTTAAATTGTCAAAAAGAAACTGCAAAAATCATAAAAGAAGGAAAAGGGGACTATTTATTGTCGGTAAAAGGGAACCAGCCTTTATTAAAAGCGGATATTGAAGAATATGTTCAAGATGAAATTTTAAGAAAACAAATGGACACGGCTTGTAAAAGTGAAAAAAATCGTGAAAGAGTTGAAAAGCGAACAGCCTTCTGCACAACTAATTTAGGTTGGATGGATAATACAGATGAATGGGAGGGGTTAAGTTGTATTGGTGTTATTCATTCAGAGTTTAAGAGTAAGAAAGGAAAATCGGATGAATGGCATTATTATATTTCGAGCAGAAAACTTACAGCTCAACAGCTATTGGATATAGCAAGAAAAGAATGGGTTGTAGAAACCATGCATTGGTTATTAGATGTTCATTTTAGAGAAGACTTTTGTCGGCTTTTAGATAAAAATCTACAACAAGCCTTGAACATAGGACGGAAAGTGGCGTTAAATTTGGTCTCGCGATACAAACAAAAAAATGCACCAAAAGCTTCTTTGTCACACATTATGTTTAAAGCTCTCATGGATATATCTTTTATCAAAAAAATATTACAAAATTGA